In Liquorilactobacillus nagelii DSM 13675, the following proteins share a genomic window:
- a CDS encoding metallophosphoesterase family protein yields MKIIHCADLHLDSQLTTHLAPKKAQARRAELLANFSRLVEYAWNNKVAAIIIAGDLFDTPIISATARNLVLDNIKKYSQIQFYYLTGNHENDCLTTTLTELPENLHLFSNEWENYYLNPDSNWPIAISGVDLNDPRFQPPLRVPNLSANNFNLVVLHGQISEYGQLTSNENIILKDLVNQKIDYLALGHLHQFQTGKLPPRGIYCYSGCLEGRGFDELGQHGFVELNIDEKNHRWQYQFVPFAQRELYEIKVEITGCQTTSAVLEKIKLELKHQKVPTTALLKIILLGQVSLSSEHDLVQLQNNLKNTYYLVKLVDRSTSQVDYANFTNDISLKGEFVRLLQDDSTLNEQQRAAIIKCGLQALNGEDF; encoded by the coding sequence ATGAAAATCATTCATTGTGCAGATCTACATCTCGACTCGCAATTGACAACTCATCTAGCACCCAAAAAAGCTCAAGCAAGACGAGCTGAATTATTAGCTAACTTCAGTCGTTTAGTGGAATATGCTTGGAATAATAAAGTTGCAGCAATAATAATTGCTGGTGACTTGTTTGATACTCCAATTATCTCAGCTACTGCTCGCAATTTGGTTTTAGATAACATCAAAAAATATTCACAGATCCAATTTTATTATTTAACCGGTAATCATGAAAATGATTGTCTAACGACTACGCTAACGGAACTACCCGAAAATTTACATTTATTTTCCAATGAATGGGAAAACTATTATCTAAATCCAGACAGTAACTGGCCGATTGCTATTAGTGGGGTAGATTTAAATGATCCTCGTTTTCAACCACCCTTGCGAGTTCCAAATTTATCAGCCAACAATTTTAATTTGGTTGTTTTACATGGTCAAATTTCAGAATATGGTCAGTTAACCTCGAATGAAAACATTATTCTAAAAGATTTAGTAAATCAAAAAATTGATTATTTAGCGTTAGGTCATTTACACCAATTCCAAACTGGAAAATTACCTCCGCGTGGTATATATTGCTATTCGGGTTGTCTTGAGGGACGAGGTTTTGATGAATTAGGTCAACATGGATTTGTAGAATTAAATATTGACGAAAAGAATCATCGTTGGCAATATCAGTTTGTTCCATTTGCTCAACGTGAACTTTACGAAATCAAAGTCGAAATAACAGGATGTCAAACGACGTCAGCAGTTCTTGAAAAAATAAAATTAGAGTTGAAACATCAAAAGGTTCCCACGACAGCATTGTTAAAAATTATTTTATTAGGACAAGTTTCACTATCAAGTGAGCATGACTTAGTTCAATTACAGAACAATTTGAAGAACACTTATTACTTGGTCAAGCTGGTTGATCGAAGCACCTCACAGGTTGACTATGCTAATTTTACTAATGATATATCTTTAAAAGGTGAATTTGTTCGTTTGTTGCAAGATGATTCGACGCTAAATGAACAGCAAAGAGCAGCCATCATTAAATGCGGTCTCCAGGCCTTAAATGGGGAGGATTTTTGA
- a CDS encoding thiamine pyrophosphate-dependent enzyme has protein sequence MTKITAGQAIAKVLIDWDIDHLYGITADSINNTVDGFYQERSRLKYIQVRHEEVGALAAAADAKLTGTIGVSFGSAGPGAVHLLNGLYDAKMDHVPVLAIVGQSATGVMNTNFFQEMNQDPIFADVAAFHKQVVNAEQIPYVVDEAIRSAYATKSVSVVIVPDDLSGQKIEFSGFKTAPIKATVQNSSPKESDLIQVKSALKAAKHPILWVGKGAFKARNEIIAVSEKFSLPVLSTAPATGAIPTDHPNFMGSRGRLGTKPAFEVSQAADLVLFIGTNFPFARYLPDNIKFIQVNNNLADLGKQRDADLTILSDAQLFLQKLLEFDFSIAPTNFLKAAQIDKKNWDAWLNKLADDDQAGLTAEGVMKAIKENSTDDAIFGLDVGNNTEWAIRQLPLNRQQRFTMSGWYGTMGFGLPAGLAGKLSYPDRQVWSISGDGGYAMVMPDLLTEVKYQLPVINVVLENKVFGFIQHEKLVAHQAPYGIDLLGADWAKAAENFGAIGFKVTNLAELTASMQKIKELQANGNRLPIVLDAKIQNVDPIDTSFVPVDRATFGDQMVDNYRQQYRITESEQPAFNEILTSLNNTEI, from the coding sequence ATGACAAAAATAACGGCAGGACAAGCTATCGCTAAAGTTTTAATAGATTGGGATATTGATCATCTTTATGGTATTACAGCTGATTCAATCAACAATACTGTTGATGGCTTTTATCAAGAAAGAAGTCGATTGAAATATATTCAAGTACGTCATGAAGAAGTTGGAGCTTTAGCTGCTGCTGCAGATGCCAAATTAACAGGAACCATCGGTGTCAGTTTTGGATCTGCAGGCCCTGGTGCTGTCCATCTACTGAATGGACTATACGATGCCAAAATGGATCACGTACCCGTTTTAGCAATCGTTGGACAGTCAGCGACTGGTGTAATGAATACGAACTTCTTTCAGGAAATGAATCAAGATCCAATTTTTGCTGATGTAGCTGCATTTCACAAGCAGGTTGTTAATGCTGAGCAAATTCCTTATGTAGTCGATGAGGCGATTCGCTCAGCATATGCCACAAAGTCTGTTTCAGTAGTAATTGTTCCCGATGATTTATCCGGTCAAAAGATTGAATTTTCTGGCTTCAAAACTGCTCCAATCAAAGCAACTGTTCAAAATTCAAGCCCCAAAGAAAGTGATTTAATACAAGTTAAATCAGCCTTAAAAGCAGCCAAGCATCCGATTCTTTGGGTCGGTAAAGGAGCTTTTAAAGCTCGAAATGAGATCATAGCAGTTTCAGAAAAATTTAGTTTACCCGTATTATCAACTGCTCCGGCAACTGGAGCAATCCCAACCGATCATCCTAATTTTATGGGTTCGCGCGGACGCCTTGGAACAAAACCGGCATTTGAAGTTTCTCAAGCTGCTGATTTAGTTTTATTTATTGGTACTAACTTTCCTTTTGCTCGTTACCTGCCTGATAATATCAAATTCATTCAAGTTAATAACAATTTAGCTGATCTTGGTAAACAGCGTGATGCCGATCTTACTATTTTGTCAGATGCTCAACTCTTTCTTCAAAAGTTATTAGAATTTGATTTTTCAATCGCACCAACCAATTTTCTAAAAGCTGCCCAGATTGACAAAAAGAACTGGGACGCTTGGTTAAATAAACTAGCAGATGATGATCAAGCTGGTTTGACAGCTGAAGGCGTGATGAAAGCAATTAAAGAAAACTCAACTGATGATGCTATTTTTGGACTTGATGTCGGCAATAATACTGAGTGGGCCATTCGTCAACTACCACTCAACCGACAACAGCGCTTTACAATGTCAGGCTGGTATGGAACAATGGGGTTTGGCTTGCCAGCGGGGTTGGCCGGTAAATTAAGCTATCCTGACAGACAGGTTTGGAGTATCTCAGGTGATGGTGGCTATGCAATGGTAATGCCAGATTTATTGACTGAAGTTAAATATCAGTTACCAGTTATTAATGTCGTTTTAGAAAATAAAGTTTTCGGATTTATTCAACACGAAAAATTAGTCGCCCATCAAGCGCCGTATGGAATTGATTTATTGGGTGCAGATTGGGCAAAAGCGGCAGAAAACTTTGGTGCCATCGGGTTTAAAGTAACTAATTTAGCCGAATTAACAGCTTCTATGCAAAAGATTAAAGAATTACAGGCTAATGGCAACCGCTTACCAATTGTTTTAGACGCTAAAATTCAGAATGTTGATCCAATTGATACAAGTTTTGTTCCAGTTGATCGAGCAACATTTGGTGATCAAATGGTTGATAACTATCGGCAGCAATATCGAATTACTGAAAGTGAACAACCCGCTTTCAATGAAATCTTAACTAGTCTAAACAATACCGAAATATAG
- a CDS encoding NUDIX hydrolase, translated as MIRELVGNTPIILNVAAGVVMNQHNEVLLNLRTDSHNWSLPGGFLEYGETYRQACLREMKEDSGLDVEIVKLLKTFDKGTATYPNGDVAQTITELFLVKPIGGHLLTEKTDETLALQYFSLANLPPLFNQQTIDILTWLRKSY; from the coding sequence ATGATTCGAGAACTAGTTGGTAATACACCAATTATTTTAAACGTTGCGGCAGGGGTAGTTATGAATCAACATAATGAGGTGCTACTTAACTTGCGAACCGATTCTCATAATTGGAGTTTACCAGGTGGCTTTCTTGAATATGGTGAAACTTATCGCCAAGCCTGTTTGCGTGAAATGAAAGAGGATAGTGGGCTAGACGTTGAAATTGTTAAACTATTAAAGACTTTTGATAAAGGAACAGCCACTTATCCAAATGGTGATGTTGCACAAACAATTACAGAGTTATTTTTAGTTAAACCAATCGGTGGTCACTTATTGACAGAAAAAACGGATGAAACTTTGGCATTACAGTATTTTTCTTTGGCTAATTTACCACCATTGTTTAACCAGCAGACAATTGATATATTAACGTGGTTAAGAAAAAGTTATTAG
- a CDS encoding ABC transporter ATP-binding protein, with translation MPQHGPAANIGKEVEKPKNFWQTTWRLCKYMAPWKWFLFIVFAFAIGSVIFQIISPKILGEATTTIFNGLLVGYRKIKVGQHLSRFPINFTKIKNILLTVGIMYLISAILSFFQQLIMANISQKIVYRLRADLKAKMQRLPIVYYDTHSNGDIMSRAINDMDNIAGTLQQSLAQIVTSAVTFVGVLFMMLTISWEMTLIACITVPLGIIVIAAVAPRSQKYFAAQQKSLGLLNDQVEESFSGHTVVKTFNREETSIAAFKEQNQIYYHSSWKAQFISGLIMPLMNFVSNIGYVCVAVVGGLKVANGQLTLGNVQAFLQYVNQFTQPITQLANLANTIQATVASAERIFQVLDEPEMQKTSVPIANQTATPAKIQFEHVDFGYAQKETLIKNMNLKVVNGEKIAIVGPTGAGKTTLINLLERFYDIKGGSLKLDGRDTRNLLRSQVRKHFAMVLQDTWLFTGSIYENIKYGRENATEAEIYQAAKAAHADTFIRQLPQGYATVLNEEASNISQGQRQLLTIARAFLADPEILILDEATSSVDTRTEILIQHAMDRLLSGRTSFVVAHRLSTIRDADKILVMNHGSIIETGNHTSLMAAKGFYADLYNSQFTAPSL, from the coding sequence ATGCCACAACATGGACCTGCCGCTAACATTGGCAAGGAAGTCGAAAAGCCCAAAAATTTCTGGCAAACTACTTGGCGTTTATGCAAGTATATGGCACCTTGGAAATGGTTCTTATTTATCGTATTTGCATTCGCCATTGGTTCAGTTATCTTCCAAATTATTTCACCCAAAATTTTAGGTGAAGCTACAACTACGATTTTCAATGGCCTGTTAGTCGGTTATCGAAAAATCAAAGTTGGACAGCATTTAAGCCGTTTTCCAATTAATTTCACTAAAATCAAAAATATTTTATTAACTGTTGGAATTATGTATTTAATTTCAGCAATCCTATCATTCTTTCAACAATTAATTATGGCTAATATTTCGCAAAAGATTGTCTATCGACTACGTGCTGATTTAAAAGCTAAAATGCAGCGTCTACCAATCGTCTATTATGACACTCACTCCAATGGTGATATCATGTCACGAGCAATTAATGATATGGATAATATCGCAGGAACACTGCAGCAAAGTTTAGCGCAAATCGTTACCAGTGCCGTAACTTTTGTCGGTGTTTTATTCATGATGCTAACTATCAGTTGGGAAATGACCTTGATTGCCTGTATCACAGTTCCATTAGGTATCATCGTAATTGCTGCTGTAGCTCCTCGTTCGCAAAAATACTTTGCTGCCCAACAAAAAAGTTTGGGATTATTGAATGATCAAGTTGAAGAAAGCTTTTCTGGTCATACGGTCGTTAAAACTTTTAATCGTGAAGAAACAAGTATTGCCGCTTTCAAAGAACAAAATCAAATTTATTATCATTCATCTTGGAAAGCACAATTCATTTCTGGTTTAATTATGCCTTTAATGAACTTTGTTTCAAACATCGGATATGTCTGTGTAGCCGTTGTTGGTGGTTTAAAGGTTGCTAATGGTCAATTGACCTTGGGAAACGTCCAAGCCTTTTTACAATATGTTAATCAGTTTACTCAACCAATTACCCAATTAGCAAACTTGGCAAACACTATCCAAGCAACTGTTGCATCTGCTGAAAGAATTTTCCAAGTTCTTGATGAACCTGAAATGCAAAAGACTAGCGTACCAATTGCCAATCAAACTGCTACCCCAGCCAAAATCCAATTTGAGCATGTTGACTTTGGCTATGCTCAAAAAGAAACTTTGATTAAAAACATGAATTTAAAGGTTGTTAATGGTGAAAAAATTGCGATTGTTGGTCCAACTGGTGCTGGTAAGACTACTTTAATTAATCTTTTAGAACGTTTCTATGATATTAAAGGTGGCTCTTTAAAACTTGATGGACGTGACACAAGAAACCTGCTACGTTCCCAAGTTAGAAAACACTTTGCAATGGTTTTACAAGATACTTGGTTGTTTACTGGCAGTATTTATGAAAATATCAAATATGGACGCGAAAATGCTACTGAAGCAGAAATTTATCAAGCTGCTAAGGCTGCACATGCAGATACTTTCATTCGCCAACTTCCTCAAGGCTATGCAACAGTTTTAAACGAAGAAGCTTCAAATATCTCTCAAGGTCAGCGACAATTATTAACGATTGCTCGAGCCTTTTTAGCTGATCCGGAAATTTTAATTCTTGATGAAGCAACTAGTTCAGTTGACACTAGAACCGAAATTTTAATTCAACATGCTATGGATCGTCTATTGAGTGGACGAACAAGTTTTGTGGTTGCCCACCGTTTATCAACTATTCGTGATGCTGATAAAATTTTAGTGATGAATCATGGTTCAATAATTGAAACTGGCAATCATACCTCACTGATGGCAGCCAAGGGATTTTATGCAGATCTTTATAATAGTCAATTCACCGCTCCAAGCCTTTAA
- a CDS encoding AAA family ATPase has translation MRLINCKINDFGKLHDFEWQFDSGLSSIVAENGWGKSTLTVFIVVMFYGFANEHKRSLVDNERKHYQPWQQGTYGGKLTFRTAGKKYLLERTFGARPKEDYFALYDAVTNLPSNDFTTKIGEEIFGIDRTSFENTLFIAQQNCQTDVTPGINAKIGNLSGEQADMNSYQLVQARFKEQTNHLTPRRKTGELYQVQAKIAEIKVDLERQPVILKQVAEKKEKLSLLNEKRQQLKQQQVKLQERLQQSSQNQDQQLASKKYQLLLQQKQQILTKINLIKQQFSGQVPSLITIEKQQKKAEQINLLANMIKTPGSTDNERLEQLLQRRIDQVTVDQLTKMTAKNQQLRKLKLQEQQSGLSTAEMMRLSVAQTKFAQRPITETKIAELETWLLERHKLQDQFEKKQAEYRGWQQATTGSLRRQTRPKILNSKIWLFISILMIGLGIVNFQTNLFMGMILFLIGCLLLIWKILQQPVQPKQANLQILQLEKELQDLQQQVVKVTNRIEQRLQQFEINCPVNAASNELAKFKNEYLDFQQLSQRKARGISAADLQQMQQLQTELLNFINYYQVDLTADYATALQQLKFEIQEYHHLQHQQSQTIAARKKYQVLMKEQQDFLTSFKQSETANFSDQLQILRDQVITLQHEEQQLANLKVMIQNFLTENPTFYAQNSTTSITNQPDSLSELTNELNTVKEKLEKNQQKAWKITTVLSEFEKEINYFNQLSSQKTEFEQKNLELTKRFKLLTATSKYLATAKNNFSARYMDPIMKNFAHYYQELAQENSQNYRLDAELNLTAAAYGKQHQLNLLSEGYQDLLGICRRLSLIDAMYQQEKPPIIFDDPFVNLDAEKLQGGMKLLQELAKEHQIIYLTCHPSRTLK, from the coding sequence ATGAGGTTAATTAACTGCAAAATTAATGATTTTGGCAAGTTACATGATTTTGAATGGCAGTTTGATTCTGGATTAAGTTCAATCGTAGCTGAAAATGGTTGGGGCAAAAGTACTTTGACCGTATTCATAGTTGTTATGTTCTATGGTTTTGCGAATGAGCATAAGCGTAGCTTGGTTGATAATGAACGTAAACATTATCAACCTTGGCAGCAAGGAACTTATGGTGGGAAATTAACCTTTAGGACCGCTGGAAAAAAGTATTTGTTGGAGCGAACTTTTGGTGCTCGACCTAAAGAGGATTATTTTGCTTTATATGATGCAGTTACTAATTTACCTAGTAATGACTTCACGACTAAAATTGGTGAAGAGATATTTGGAATTGACCGGACTTCCTTTGAAAATACATTATTTATTGCCCAGCAAAACTGTCAAACAGATGTTACTCCGGGAATAAATGCTAAAATTGGTAATTTGTCTGGTGAACAGGCGGACATGAATAGCTATCAACTCGTTCAAGCAAGGTTTAAAGAGCAGACTAATCATTTAACACCGCGGCGAAAGACTGGGGAGCTTTATCAGGTGCAAGCCAAAATAGCTGAAATTAAAGTTGATTTAGAACGGCAACCAGTGATATTAAAACAAGTTGCTGAAAAAAAAGAAAAATTATCGCTTTTAAATGAGAAAAGACAACAGTTAAAGCAACAACAAGTTAAATTACAAGAAAGATTACAGCAATCTAGCCAAAATCAAGATCAACAATTGGCAAGTAAAAAGTATCAATTGTTGTTGCAACAAAAACAACAAATTTTAACTAAAATCAATCTGATTAAACAGCAATTTTCTGGACAGGTTCCTTCGTTAATTACTATTGAAAAGCAGCAAAAAAAAGCTGAACAAATTAATTTACTTGCAAACATGATTAAAACACCTGGGTCAACTGACAATGAACGCTTAGAACAATTACTTCAACGTCGAATTGATCAGGTTACAGTAGACCAGTTGACCAAAATGACTGCAAAAAACCAACAATTGCGAAAATTAAAATTGCAAGAACAACAAAGCGGGTTATCAACGGCTGAAATGATGCGCTTGTCAGTTGCACAAACAAAATTTGCTCAGCGACCAATAACTGAAACAAAAATTGCTGAGCTAGAAACTTGGCTTTTAGAACGGCACAAGTTGCAAGATCAATTTGAAAAAAAACAAGCTGAATATCGGGGGTGGCAGCAAGCAACTACAGGTAGTCTAAGGCGCCAAACGAGACCTAAAATATTAAATTCGAAGATTTGGTTGTTTATTAGCATTTTAATGATCGGTTTAGGAATTGTTAATTTTCAAACTAATTTATTTATGGGAATGATTTTATTTTTAATAGGTTGTTTGCTATTAATATGGAAAATACTACAACAACCTGTTCAGCCAAAGCAAGCTAATCTTCAAATTTTGCAGTTGGAAAAAGAATTGCAAGACCTGCAACAGCAAGTAGTCAAAGTTACTAACCGGATTGAACAACGGTTGCAGCAATTTGAAATTAATTGTCCTGTAAATGCGGCTTCGAATGAATTAGCAAAATTTAAAAATGAGTATCTGGATTTTCAGCAATTGAGTCAACGTAAAGCCCGAGGAATATCGGCAGCTGACCTGCAACAAATGCAACAATTACAAACAGAGTTATTGAATTTCATCAATTATTATCAAGTTGACTTGACGGCAGATTATGCAACTGCTTTGCAGCAATTGAAATTTGAAATTCAAGAATATCACCACTTGCAACATCAACAAAGCCAAACAATAGCAGCAAGAAAAAAGTATCAAGTTTTAATGAAGGAACAACAAGATTTTTTAACTAGCTTTAAACAATCAGAGACGGCAAATTTTAGTGATCAGCTACAAATTTTACGTGATCAAGTAATTACTTTACAACATGAAGAACAGCAACTGGCGAATCTGAAAGTAATGATTCAAAATTTTTTAACAGAAAATCCTACGTTTTATGCACAGAATTCTACGACATCGATAACTAACCAGCCAGATTCTCTTAGTGAATTAACTAATGAATTGAACACAGTAAAAGAAAAGTTAGAAAAAAATCAGCAAAAAGCTTGGAAAATTACTACAGTTTTGAGTGAATTTGAAAAAGAAATAAATTATTTTAATCAGTTATCCAGTCAAAAAACTGAATTTGAACAAAAGAATTTGGAACTGACCAAGCGATTTAAACTACTAACAGCGACTAGCAAGTATTTGGCTACTGCAAAAAACAATTTTTCTGCTCGATATATGGATCCGATAATGAAAAATTTTGCTCATTATTATCAAGAATTAGCTCAAGAGAACAGTCAGAATTATCGTTTAGATGCTGAGTTGAATTTAACGGCAGCAGCTTATGGAAAACAACATCAATTAAATCTTTTAAGCGAAGGATATCAAGATTTATTAGGAATTTGTCGACGTTTATCATTAATTGATGCGATGTATCAGCAAGAAAAGCCACCAATTATTTTTGATGATCCGTTTGTGAACTTAGATGCTGAAAAGTTGCAGGGTGGAATGAAGCTTTTACAGGAATTGGCCAAAGAACATCAAATAATCTACTTAACTTGTCATCCAAGTAGAACACTGAAATAG
- a CDS encoding ABC transporter ATP-binding protein has protein sequence MYKIVRQRLAPWAVVGATIFMMIQVFCNLNLPTLTSTMINKGVAVGNTAYIWKIGKEMLLIALIGIIASAGNVYFASTQAQKLGTKLRDELFEKVLYFSGHEVDQLGASSLITRTTNDVLQIQNVTVMILRMMLQAPSMLIGAIIMAFLSEKKLTGVFLISLPLLGIAVGLIMYFVVPLFKSLQKRIDRINLVFREGLTGVRVIRAFRQDTFEQNRFKVANKSYTDTAIKAFSLVSLMFPIMTLILNATNIGIIWLGANLIAKRSMQVGNLVSFMTYAAMILFSFMMLSMVFVFIPRAQAAATRIQEVLDTKYSIQDQQQPTKLTIRHQPKLEFRHVFFRYDHAENPALSDVNFQLTGGQTLAIIGGTGAGKSTLINLIPRLYDLEKGTIKLNGQNISQTTQKELHQQIALVQQKAFLFKGTIRSNLTIGKTDASEAEMWHALEIAQAKDFVADLPQGLDAVVEQNGSNFSGGQRQRLAIARAVIKPAAVYVFDDSFSALDFKTDAKLRRALANDPQIKQSIVIIVAQRIATVTQANQIIVLDGGQVVGQGTHLELKQHNQTYQEIIKSQLRGEEI, from the coding sequence ATGTACAAAATTGTACGTCAACGATTAGCACCTTGGGCTGTCGTAGGAGCAACGATTTTCATGATGATTCAAGTTTTTTGTAATCTTAACTTACCAACCCTAACATCGACAATGATTAATAAGGGTGTCGCAGTTGGTAACACAGCTTACATTTGGAAAATCGGCAAAGAAATGCTCTTGATTGCTTTAATTGGAATCATTGCTTCAGCAGGCAATGTCTATTTTGCTTCAACTCAAGCTCAAAAACTTGGTACTAAATTAAGAGATGAACTCTTTGAAAAAGTACTTTACTTTAGTGGCCATGAAGTTGATCAATTGGGTGCATCTTCTTTAATTACCCGAACAACAAATGATGTTTTACAAATTCAAAATGTTACCGTCATGATTTTACGAATGATGCTCCAAGCACCAAGTATGTTAATTGGAGCAATTATTATGGCCTTTTTGAGTGAAAAAAAATTAACTGGTGTTTTTTTAATCTCACTGCCCTTGCTTGGAATTGCTGTTGGATTAATTATGTATTTTGTTGTCCCTCTTTTTAAAAGCCTGCAAAAAAGAATTGATCGCATTAATTTGGTTTTCCGTGAAGGACTAACTGGTGTTCGTGTCATTCGCGCTTTCAGACAAGATACTTTCGAACAAAATCGTTTTAAAGTGGCCAATAAATCATATACTGACACGGCGATTAAAGCCTTTAGCTTAGTCTCTTTAATGTTTCCAATCATGACTTTAATTTTAAATGCTACCAATATTGGAATTATTTGGCTTGGTGCTAATTTAATTGCTAAAAGATCGATGCAAGTTGGTAACTTAGTTTCTTTCATGACTTATGCAGCTATGATTTTATTTAGCTTCATGATGCTATCTATGGTTTTTGTCTTTATTCCTCGGGCACAAGCAGCCGCAACAAGAATTCAAGAAGTGCTTGATACCAAATATTCTATTCAGGATCAACAACAGCCGACTAAATTAACAATTAGACACCAGCCTAAACTTGAATTTCGACATGTTTTCTTCCGCTATGATCATGCCGAAAACCCTGCGCTAAGCGATGTTAATTTTCAGTTAACTGGTGGACAAACCTTGGCAATCATTGGTGGAACTGGTGCAGGAAAATCAACTTTGATCAACTTAATTCCACGCTTATATGATCTCGAAAAGGGAACAATCAAGCTTAATGGTCAAAATATCAGTCAAACAACACAAAAAGAATTGCATCAACAAATTGCCCTAGTTCAACAAAAAGCATTTCTCTTTAAAGGAACTATTCGCAGCAATCTAACCATTGGAAAAACTGACGCGTCTGAAGCTGAAATGTGGCATGCTTTAGAAATCGCGCAAGCTAAAGACTTTGTCGCTGATTTACCGCAAGGTTTAGATGCAGTTGTTGAACAAAATGGGAGTAATTTTTCCGGTGGACAACGTCAGCGATTAGCAATTGCTCGTGCAGTCATTAAACCTGCAGCTGTTTATGTCTTTGATGATTCATTTTCTGCTCTTGACTTTAAGACAGATGCTAAATTGCGTCGAGCTTTAGCTAATGATCCGCAAATTAAACAAAGTATTGTTATCATTGTTGCCCAAAGAATTGCAACAGTTACTCAAGCAAATCAAATCATTGTTTTAGACGGTGGACAAGTTGTGGGACAAGGAACTCATCTTGAACTTAAACAGCACAACCAAACTTATCAAGAAATTATCAAGTCACAATTACGTGGGGAGGAGATTTAA
- a CDS encoding TetR/AcrR family transcriptional regulator, whose product MPKDTFYNLEPAKKQRLFVASKAEFSHKSFADSAISEIVKMAGISRGSFYQYFEDKLDCYLYFVGQIQNERNQIFLDTLIANQGDLIAATKHFFTISIEDVLHGTYADFYQTMITAHDFRLHRFLHHGSRQQLVNDLYQQTDLSRLKVNNLEDFRYLIEMILNIFFRSIGSYFINSRSQTQPTVEQIKKRCLLMLDWLANGVAIN is encoded by the coding sequence ATGCCTAAAGATACATTTTACAATCTTGAACCGGCAAAGAAACAACGTTTGTTCGTGGCTAGTAAAGCGGAATTTTCACATAAAAGCTTTGCTGATTCGGCAATTAGCGAAATTGTTAAAATGGCTGGTATTTCTCGAGGTAGTTTCTATCAATACTTTGAGGACAAACTTGACTGCTACCTTTATTTTGTCGGTCAAATTCAAAATGAACGTAACCAAATATTTTTAGATACTTTAATTGCCAACCAAGGTGATTTAATTGCCGCCACTAAACACTTCTTTACTATCAGTATTGAAGATGTTCTCCATGGTACGTATGCTGATTTTTATCAAACCATGATTACCGCTCATGATTTTCGTTTGCATCGCTTTTTGCACCATGGCAGTCGTCAACAATTAGTAAATGATCTCTATCAACAGACTGATCTCAGTCGACTGAAAGTCAACAATTTAGAAGATTTTCGTTATTTAATTGAAATGATTTTAAATATTTTTTTCCGCTCAATTGGCAGCTATTTTATTAATAGCCGTTCACAAACTCAACCAACTGTTGAACAAATTAAAAAGCGCTGTTTGTTAATGCTCGACTGGTTAGCTAACGGTGTTGCAATTAATTAA